The Clavelina lepadiformis chromosome 1, kaClaLepa1.1, whole genome shotgun sequence genome segment AAATGTCGTCTTATAACAGTCCAACTGCTGTGCTGTGTGCATAATACATATTTATATTAAAGTAAAGTAAGGCTATCCATTTGTTACACATGCAAGATTTCTTaccaaaaaattaaaccaagtCCTATAAACAGTAAAGTAATCAAGAAAACTTCAACGATGTTATCAGCATTTCCAGTGACCACTCGAGAAATGCAATTAGCCAGAAAGGTGCCAAATCCAGGAGCATTACAATCCGGTTCAGTGTCAGGGCAAATTGTCGATATATCCGTCATATTTTTTGAAGAAGTTAAATCTCATTTTTTTACCATCTTTTGGTAGGAGAATATTGCAACCAAAACACATCCAAAACCAAACCAGCAAATTCTTTTCATTTACTTTGCGACAACTTATcttttttctataaattttatttgccaAATGAAATATGAGGTCACAAAGAGCATTGTTTAAGATAGCAATTGTAAGCAAAATAATAACGGCACATTGTATCTGCACAAAAAACCTTTTGTGTTTCACATGGGCTGCTAAAACAAGTCAAATTTCATAAGAATTGCTGTTACGTTTGCAGAAGACTGTTAATGGTTTCCcaactatttttttaaaggcAGCATGGAATTCTCGATTAAAAGCACCATATATAATAGGATTAAGAAAAGAGTTGCAATAGCCTAGCCAAAGAACGACGCTTTTTAGTGGGCGAGGTATAACACATGTACAAAACGGCACAGCTAGTGTGATAACAAAAAAGGGTAGCCAGCACAATACAAAAGCCCCAACGATTGTCCCTAAAGTACGAATTGCCCGAATCTCCCTTGCTTTCAACACCTTTATTTTGGATCTCAGGCTAAGGGAGTATCTAAGCATAGGGCTAATGCTGCTTTGCTGCAACAAATGTTGCTGGTGAATGCTGCCAGCAGTTTTTTTCTGCCAAAAAAAGCAACACGtagatatttttttgtattgtatatgtTGGTGCCTATTTCTTGAGTTGAAACGATTACTGCGTGGACTCGTCTTCCTGGTCAGTCGTAAGCGTCGCTCATCAAACATTTCTATTTCAGAAAGTGTTGTGTTTGTCACATCGCTTTTAAAACTGTTGCTTgcaagttttgaaattgctCGTTTCTGGGATAACTTTATGTCATCTAAAAATCGCACCCTTCCGCCAGTTGTTTGGGTTCGAGGTCTAGTCACGCATGCGCGGAAGTCGTTTGGTGATAGGTCACCCTCTGAATACCTTCTGGTCGGGCGGTTATTTGAAACCGACTTCCTGCAACAAAGTTGAACAAAGATATGAAACTATTGCCACATTTGGGGCAATTTTAAGGACGATAGAATGCATGAGCAAAACACAAGTTTGCTCTATTTCACCTCCGTAAAAAATCCGGCGAGGTACATTTGCTTTTAAACTTGTCTTGCTGAGGTACGGAATGACGCACATTACTATGATATGAACCTTCTGCTATTGGAAATAAGTGATCTACTGCCCCCTGCCGACAGAGCTTCCTTTTCCGTCCATGGATAGTGGCGCCAGTGAAAACggaatttgttgtttttgccgAAGTAATGTTGTCAGTCTTTTGTTCAAGAGAAATTTCTCCCATAGCATATTTGCGACCAAGCTGTTTACTCTTGGGAATGCTTTTGTGACTACCAGGTAGAGAAACTGGTGGtgcattaaaagttaaattcgAAACATGGCATTGCAAGTCCTCGCTTCGATTGGTTGGTTTAAATTTTGGCGAATTTTCCGTTACGCTAACACCACATTGCGAGGATTTCTTTGATTGCAGTAGAGACGCGCGCTTGTTGGTTGAATCTTTCCACCGCAGCGAAAATGACTCTTCAGAACGGACAGATGACAACTTAGACCTCGACTGTGTCCTTTTAACGTATTTTCGTATGTTGAAATATATTCTTCCATAAACAACAAGAAGCAGGATAAGTGGAATGTAAAAGGAACCAAGTGTCGCATATACAGTGTATCCAGGATCGTGGCCAACCTGAAAATAAACCGTtctaaaattttacttttacaatCCAGTTGACAAGCAAGTCGAAACATCATAGGGCCATAGGCTATAAATCAACATTGGGCCCTTGTAAACTGTTACAATTATAGCTAAGATTTATTTCAGTATGCAAGCCTTGCGTTTAATCTAAGCATTCTTAGAACTGGTATGGTTTGAAGTTTTGTGTCTCGTTTCTCGGAAGTTTGTTCCGGAAACCGTAGCCTAACTAAGTTTGCTTTGATTGACTTAACTTACTTTGCACTGAGGTTTTTCATATGTGTGATTGCGTTCAGGCTCAATAACCAGGTTTCGAAATTCAAAGGTAGATGATGGTTTCCATCCAAGAATAGGTGGTACACTTATACACATGGCCAAGATCCACACAACCATCACCTTGGGTGCTACGCtgcatcaaacaaaaatttgcctTGTCAAATTGTTTCCATGATTTCTTAAGCTAGACATTGCACGTCATTTGCTGATTGAAAATGCCAAATTTCAAAACGTAATCCAAAACCAACTAAACTAGTAGGCTGCTTTTCATACCAAACACTGGACTTACGTATGGCGTCTTCTTTCTGAAAAATAGCGCACAGCGTTGCTTATAGATTGGTGGCGCTCCAACGCAATAACACAGAGATGTAGTATTGAAGCTGTACAGCATGCTATGTCAGTGGCTGTCCATATTTGGCAAAAAACATCACCAAACACCCAAGTATCCAATATCTTGCGCGAAAATATAAATCAACTCTAAAAGGTTTCGTGTAGCCTATTTCTTGTATTATTTTTCTTGAGTCGTGAGTGGTTACATAAAGTTAGTAATTCCAAGAGACTTAGGCTACCGTATGTTTCCACAAGTGATTGTAAGATTTTTTACGAATCGGCTATTATGAGTATTTGAAGCTGGTAAGCAAAACTCTGTTTTGTTAAACATATCTCTGCCCAAGGCATCTGCACTAGTATTTTCATATTACTATAAAACTTTGAATACTCCCTATTCGGTACCTCATAAAGAGCACTAAAGGGCATGATAAGAAAAGCGACCAGCAAATCTGTAATAGCAAGAGAACCAATGAGGAAATTGGCTGGAGAGTGAAgacttttatcatttttgaTCGCCCACAACACAAGCATATTTCCCAAAGCGGATCCAGTGGTGATTACCATCAAGACAATGGCCACAATCACCGTACCTGTTAAGTATAGTTTCTTATAAGAAAACTAAATGTATTTGCCATTGAGAGAACAACACTGAATACAATTATTGTTGCCATTACTCGCAGGTACAGCATGACTTGCTGATTCTTCCTTTAGTGGAATGGATGTAGCGTTGCCAAACCAGTTTTCTTCCGTTGTAGTTATATAAAGATACAtgttcttttttattaaaatgtttgtttttctttacagTGAATTGATCTAAAACCGACAAGTATACGGctacgtttttattttcattaccGGCAACAATGGtggtttaattcaaattaatACTACAGTTTCTAACATCTTCACTTAACCTATACAATTCTCCCTACTTTTTGTTATACGCATTTAACTTTGGAATTTTTATGGCATAGTTACTTTTTATACATACACCTTCCTTTCTGTCTTTATCATAGACTAGGAATCTACACCTTATAAAAAACGGAGATCAATACTTGCTATATGTGCTTTCTACTATTCTCAATTCTTACTCGTTAACCACCttagttttttatatttgctCACAATTATTTAATAGATGAGaagaaatatgaaaacatctcaaaacaaacGAAAACGGGTCGTTTGTTGATGTGCGCACCAGCTGGACTATTATGCTACGCCTACAACTGGTTATATCCTCTTTATGTTATTATATTAGTTTAAAATGTCAACACCTAAAGACGTTGGGCTTCATCGCTTTGCATCATGCCATACGCTGGCCAGTTGAGAAAGAGCTTACAAATTAACAAGATTGGATAACAAAGACCATTTTCCGCCGTTTTTCTTGCCATTTGAAACCCGCGATCGATAAGCATTGAACAGATTGTTACCGCTTATTCAAGCGATGTTTTCTCTCATCTATTCAGCTCCGTTTATTTTCTTGAAGAATCACGGTCCGTATGATACTGTGTTGACTGTTGTTCGTTTTTTCCCTGTTAGTTACGTATACACTCTACGTCATTTTTGCAAAAGCGTAAGGTAACGTCATAAACAGtcaaaacaacaacatttgACATCATAGAACTAGAGTGTGTTTGGCGAAAACCGATTTCCCGAAAAAGGAATATAAGGCTGTTTACTTAACAGAATTTTTCTGCAGCAAGCGGTATAGACTCGTGCTGAGTCAAACAACATCAATTTAATTATATTGCAAAAGTCTTGGCTACTGAATGATATACTAGGTGCTTCACACCTCAAGAACTGTACAAAGTCGTTTCGCTTCTGAAGTGTCGATTCGGATTGACCTTTCGATgttttgatattatttttccATAGTTTGACAATAAGCGGTTGATAACATTTTGTCCAAATGGATACCACTAAATCATAAGGATGTGCCGAATCGAACATTAATACGAACGAATGTTGGCGTTACGATCTCTTTTATTTACCAATCAAGGTGACGGGTGTAAGCATGATTCCTTTGCTCAGTAAGCACTTTGATTAGGCAAAATCACTAACGTTATCAGATTTGGATGAATGTTGAATATATAAATATCAAAATCTATTATTTGTACGTATATTGCCtacaatttgaatttttttcaatatggCACGACCCTAGAATTACAATGGCGGTTAAAAGGAGGTTTTTTCGACATATTTTGGGTGGAAGCAAATAGTCTACAATTTGATATGGAACTTTTTACATGCTGCAGTCTTAAAAAAACGCTGACTATGGTGGATTTCGTTTGCATTaaaagttaactttatttagtATATAGTACAATGTCTTCATCAAAGTAGTGGAATCATTTGTATCTATCTTAAGTTAGGTTAAATGCCTGTTTGTCTACGGCCAAATAGAAGCAACGTCATCATATAGGCACTCCCCTTTCACACGATTAACGAGAGACCAGTATACAGCGAAGTGATAGTTAAAATCTTTATAGAAAacgttttgttataaaaaattatttaattttatcgGCACTAGTTTAAACAGATgacaaaacaactttaaaataaacgAACTGAGCAATCTGGGCCTGGACCCACGCGTTTAAATGTTGCATTCAATTAGCTATATTGCGCAACAATGTAGCAGgaaatgcaaagttttaatGCGGGTAAAGTTTCCAACTTGTACGACTGTGTGGCGTTAACTgccacaaatatttttactgtaaAGCATTTTCTCAAAATGTATCATATTTAACTCTGAGAAGGGCGTATTTTTTTCGTTTAGCACTACAATCAAAACAtacatatataggctatatgtaTTGACTACTGACTATGACAATATATAAATATCCTGACAGATCAGCCAGGGAGCCAGGACAaatagttttcaaataaacaaaaccaaacgATAAGTGTGTAAAATctaaaacaaagcaattataattatcattAACAGAAAGCACATAAAATGTGCGAAAAAAATCTTCATTGGCAGAGGGAGAAGTGACAAAATACACCACAAATAATATTCTTAATCTCTATCTAATCTTTATCTAAGTACTGTATACGTAAAATTATAGGCCTGCTTAAGGTATTTCGACTTAATCGTTTAACTTATTAGAGCAAACGCAAAGCAAAACTAACCAAAATGCGCTATGGTGGTGGAAAGTTTGTTTACTTGTGTTAATTTAACCAAAAggaattgtttaaaaatttgtattagTTTGGCAACGTAACGCACGGGCCAATAACACGCCACGTCACATTGCCACATTTGTAGATAAGGCAAAATCGGTGGCGCATGTATAGTGTATCCTGCTAAAAAAGGTGGATGCACAACTACCTTCAAGTTACTGACTTATGACGCCTTGGTAATTAGGGGTAAAAAAGGAGTAACGTCACAAAAATACCACCCTACCTCATCAACTTCAGGGGGAAATCCCCATAAAATTTCTATAAACGCCTTTATGGGTCTCTAATACACCACGTTAACGAGAATATACCCACAGATATATGAATTAGAAACAACTTCACAACTCTTATCTTTAACCGGTCAAAAATCAAAACCTTGTTTCAACCGTTACCTCCTCAAAATAGGACTGGACTTCATTAGCTTGTTAAATTGTCAGAAAAGAAGGGAAACTCCaattaacaaagaaaacaacgaaATTTCCTTTGGCCAACAACATAGAGCCGAGACTTACACCACCTCCTCCTCTATAATTGTTCcaagttttaatattttgtatttatgaGTAGCTAAAATATAAGACTTAACCCGAGGTATACTTGAGATGTTTTCGATCAGCCATCAGCGCCAAGAAACTAGTTCATTTCTATCATACATCAGTGAAGTGATAGCTTTAAGtgtatttttcttgtttgtcgGGAAGTTTGACCACGTTCAATCAGCAAAGTTGGCAGATTCAGGTTCGATCTATTTATTATTCGTATTCTCAAGAATCCGAGTCTTTTTCGATTCAGCACTATATACTGTAActtacaagtgcacaaccaactCGACCCCGGTTTTCGACGCGCAACTCCGCATCTCCGCTCACACCTGACCAATCGAATCAAActtaacagagaaaaatttttcTCCCCGTCAACAGTATCCACTTTGGCAACTAAGTACAACAGCGCCACCTACCGAGTTCTACAAAGCTTTAATTTAAGACGAGATATCAAGCCACGCGGTGTTGCTATTTCCATCGGACCACAGCGAAGAGCCGATGTAGTGACAAATAGTGACTCTCTGCCCAATATTGACCCCTGCCTTttctgtgacgtaataaattcaTTGTCTGATAAAGGATTTGACTCAGTAGAAAACGCGCGTCTACGCACTTCGGTAAGTTCGGTTATCTTGCCCTCGGTTATCTTAGTATATTACTGTAGCAAACAAAGGGAATGAAAATATGTAGGTTCAGTATTAAGGCGAGGACTGATAGGGTTGCAGCCCCAGGCCCACTAGTAAAAATAGGCCGACCTGAATACGAATggctttataaaaaataatcatGTTTACCACAAAAGTCTGTAGGTACGTGGTTTGTTTGTCA includes the following:
- the LOC143444254 gene encoding 5-hydroxytryptamine receptor 1A-like, with product MYLYITTTEENWFGNATSIPLKEESASHAVPASTVIVAIVLMVITTGSALGNMLVLWAIKNDKSLHSPANFLIGSLAITDLLVAFLIMPFSALYEILDTWVFGDVFCQIWTATDIACCTASILHLCVIALERHQSISNAVRYFSERRRHTVAPKVMVVWILAMCISVPPILGWKPSSTFEFRNLVIEPERNHTYEKPQCKVGHDPGYTVYATLGSFYIPLILLLVVYGRIYFNIRKYVKRTQSRSKLSSVRSEESFSLRWKDSTNKRASLLQSKKSSQCGVSVTENSPKFKPTNRSEDLQCHVSNLTFNAPPVSLPGSHKSIPKSKQLGRKYAMGEISLEQKTDNITSAKTTNSVFTGATIHGRKRKLCRQGAVDHLFPIAEGSYHSNVRHSVPQQDKFKSKCTSPDFLRRKSVSNNRPTRRYSEGDLSPNDFRACVTRPRTQTTGGRVRFLDDIKLSQKRAISKLASNSFKSDVTNTTLSEIEMFDERRLRLTRKTSPRSNRFNSRNRHQHIQYKKISTCCFFWQKKTAGSIHQQHLLQQSSISPMLRYSLSLRSKIKVLKAREIRAIRTLGTIVGAFVLCWLPFFVITLAVPFCTCVIPRPLKSVVLWLGYCNSFLNPIIYGAFNREFHAAFKKIVGKPLTVFCKRNSNSYEI